The nucleotide sequence AAATGATCACCAAGTGTGGCAAACATCTTCTTTATTGCCATATATGTCTCATTTTGCGTGTTCATTGGCTCATTACGCAGTGCATTCCTTCTGTAGCGAAACCAACTGTGACCACTAAGTGTTTTTCCAACATATGCATGGTCAATTGTCACTCTAACAACTGATTGGACAAAATGAACAGCGTCATGATGCTTAAACTTTTCTGAACAATTTAATTCTTTCTGAAGACTGGCAGTGCATTTTCTCAATTTAGGACGCAATCCATAACCTACTGAAAACAAACTGCACCGGAACGAAGAGCTTTTATCGAGCCTTGACTTTGGAATTCTCCTCATGATTTCCAACTAGATTGCAACTTCTTTGCCTGTCAATACCATTTTTGCTTATACACAACAAGAAACTCCACAGTCAAGGCTGTCCAATTCTCCGTGGCAATGAGTTTCATGATTGAGTAATGGGGAAGTGGAAGAGAAAGAGACGCAACAGCAAAGCTTTCAAACGCCTCCATTCACATGGCAATTTGGAAATTTAACATGCCAGGGAACTACATCATTCTACCAGCCTGCGCGGTGACTCCCAAATATtgcaaggtggccatgcaagctGAACCCATGTGTGTGCGAGCCCGGGATGCAGCTGGTACTGCACTGTGAAGTTGGTGATTGCAGCTGCCATGAATTCCCCTTCTTGTTCATCTCCATATGTGtgatgagagaaagaaaatatccGGTTTGTTGGACCTTAAACCAAACTAGATACAAggttgataatatatttttcagCATCACAGTCCAATGTTAACATTTCATCGACCACGAGTAAGAAGGTCAGCAAGAGAACCAGCTACTCCTCGTCATCTTCCCTTCTCATTGTTGAGTAAATCCTCTGCAATTGCTTCCATTTGCTTCcgctttttttcttctttcacagATTGCATTACTTCATCACTCCCATTGTCAGATTCTTTATACGGGTACTTTGCAAATGGAATAAGATTGTTGAAGCTATTCCCAGATTGAGTCCTTGCCTTTCTGAAGcatttgaaatttataattctattttttgttgaagaaaatgatgttAGCAAGTTAATATCTCTCACAATTAAGTCTTGACTGTATAAAACATCTGGATTTCCACTTTCAAATTCATCAACTTTGTCTCGTCTTGTTGTTACACCATCATTCATTTGTCTAAAATGTGTCATGTGGCCAGTCTCTGATGCGTTAGTAGCCTGACCAATAGATATCTCCCCTTTGCTATCATATTTAATGGTTTCTTTAGTGCAGGGAGCAGCATTGGCATGAATTGATGCGGCTGTTTCAACCTCTGCATCAGAATCAGCTACTATAGATATTTCCCCGTTGCTATCATACTTAAAGACTTCCTTAGTATGGGCAGCAGAATTGACATGACTTGATGTGGCTGTTTCGATTTCTGCATAAAAATCTACTACTACAGTCTTGTCTGTGGAGCATGAAGATGAGACAAGTACAGGTGGCGATATTATAGTAGAAGGATCCAGATGTCCAGATATAACAACAGTAATCAAATTCATCTCTTTCACACTTGATACAGATGAATCAAACTTGTCTGCTGAGCATGTAGGGATTACATGCAAAAGTCGATTATTTTCTCCTCCCTCCAACCTTTGGTTGATGTAGCACCACCAAGTTCCCCATGTGAATCTCACTCTCCCCAGTGTCTATCATGATCGCAACAGCAAAGCCCTTCTCATCATTTAATCTCTTCACACGCTCAATAACGTGGCGATGCCACTCACATGTACCATGGCACAATGTTGATAGGCACCACATTCATTCCACTGATTGTGAGTGCCTCCAATTGCTCAGTCATGTCACTAACACAGTCAAAGCGAAAGGCATCAACACGGCTTTCATCC is from Vitis riparia cultivar Riparia Gloire de Montpellier isolate 1030 unplaced genomic scaffold, EGFV_Vit.rip_1.0 scaffold454_pilon_pilon, whole genome shotgun sequence and encodes:
- the LOC117909873 gene encoding nijmegen breakage syndrome 1 protein-like, with amino-acid sequence MNLITVVISGHLDPSTIISPPVLVSSSCSTDKTVVVDFYAEIETATSSHVNSAAHTKEVFKYDSNGEISIVADSDAEVETAASIHANAAPCTKETIKYDSKGEISIGQATNASETGHMTHFRQMNDGVTTRRDKVDEFESGNPDVLYSQDLIVRDINLLTSFSSTKNRIINFKCFRKARTQSGNSFNNLIPFAKYPYKESDNGSDEVMQSVKEEKKRKQMEAIAEDLLNNEKGR